A single Dechloromonas denitrificans DNA region contains:
- a CDS encoding dihydroorotate dehydrogenase-like protein, whose protein sequence is MPDLSTTYLGLALKNPLVPSSTPLSRHLDAVLHLEDAGAAAIVMHSLFEEEVRNDEKMIDRFLVHPDSFGEASGHLPAGRDYRSQLDGYLEQLQALKARLDIPVIASLNGSSLNGWVELGKEMQEAGADALELNAWFMPGDPMLGGEELEDRYLSLLGELKAVVGIPVSMKLSPFFTSLPNFVHRARQAGAAGVSLFNRFFQPDIDLASLSVVDRVQLSSSADGLLTMRWIAILRGRTELTLAASGGVHTAEDALKMLLAGADVVHMASALLQSGPPALMEVLDGLKHWMEVREYESVSQLKGSMSQQNLPDPSAFARAAYLHALDSFTPPAGVRY, encoded by the coding sequence ATGCCTGATCTGTCCACCACCTACCTCGGCCTGGCGCTGAAGAACCCGCTGGTGCCGTCGTCGACGCCGCTCAGCCGCCACCTCGACGCGGTGCTGCATCTGGAAGATGCCGGCGCGGCGGCCATCGTCATGCATTCGCTGTTCGAAGAAGAGGTCCGTAACGACGAAAAGATGATCGACCGCTTTCTCGTCCATCCGGACAGCTTTGGCGAGGCGAGCGGCCACCTGCCGGCCGGCCGCGATTACCGCAGCCAGCTCGACGGCTATCTCGAACAATTGCAGGCGCTCAAGGCGCGGCTCGATATTCCGGTGATCGCCAGCCTGAACGGCTCCTCGCTCAATGGCTGGGTCGAACTCGGCAAGGAAATGCAGGAGGCCGGGGCCGATGCGCTGGAACTCAACGCCTGGTTCATGCCGGGCGACCCGATGCTCGGCGGCGAAGAACTGGAAGATCGCTACCTGTCGCTGCTCGGCGAACTGAAGGCGGTGGTCGGCATTCCGGTCAGCATGAAGCTGTCACCGTTCTTCACGTCGCTGCCGAATTTCGTACACCGGGCCAGGCAGGCCGGGGCGGCCGGCGTCTCCTTGTTCAACCGCTTCTTCCAGCCGGATATCGATCTGGCCAGCCTGAGCGTCGTCGACCGCGTCCAGTTGTCGAGTTCGGCCGACGGCCTGTTGACCATGCGCTGGATCGCCATTCTGCGTGGCCGGACCGAACTGACGCTGGCGGCCAGCGGTGGCGTGCATACCGCCGAAGACGCGCTCAAAATGCTGCTCGCCGGGGCCGACGTCGTGCATATGGCGAGCGCCCTGCTGCAATCCGGACCGCCGGCCCTGATGGAGGTGCTGGATGGCCTGAAGCACTGGATGGAGGTCCGGGAGTACGAATCGGTGAGCCAGCTCAAGGGTTCGATGAGCCAGCAAAACCTGCCCGATCCGAGTGCCTTCGCCCGCGCCGCCTATCTGCATGCGCTCGATTCGTTCACCCCGCCGGCCGGGGTGCGCTACTGA
- a CDS encoding PEP-CTERM sorting domain-containing protein, translated as MINKKFLAVGFALSIGSTVAFAAQLACNQSGSYVNVTEYYQAQNPGTTTVTGTIGYNSCVGVYPGNDVPGVAPGNALPTTNLGWYGDGYMNGEPNKQGSFFTGYEFTSAQYPASNLNGDNKPDPGWIYLGSLNFGDNGKGTFQAVSSIAGLPNTLFGSEIFSASYDTATGVGSWKFTPDKNIAIDAAPLFGKNYFDQFALVFKQGGGDKGGFAVYDFTSDQFGVAPPPNYLDPILNFEGDWNLTTVFNGQKSISHIALWARDPGGDQNVPEPGTLVLLGAALVGIAVARKRSASAS; from the coding sequence ATGATCAACAAGAAATTTCTGGCTGTCGGCTTTGCCTTGAGCATTGGCTCGACGGTTGCCTTTGCGGCCCAACTCGCATGCAACCAGAGCGGTTCCTATGTCAATGTCACGGAGTATTACCAGGCGCAAAATCCTGGCACGACCACCGTTACCGGAACCATCGGATACAACAGTTGCGTCGGCGTCTATCCCGGCAATGACGTACCCGGTGTTGCGCCGGGCAATGCCCTGCCGACGACCAATCTGGGCTGGTATGGCGACGGCTACATGAATGGCGAGCCGAACAAGCAGGGCAGCTTTTTTACCGGCTACGAGTTCACTTCCGCCCAGTACCCGGCGTCGAACCTGAACGGTGACAACAAACCCGATCCGGGCTGGATCTACCTCGGCAGCCTCAACTTCGGTGACAATGGCAAGGGTACCTTCCAGGCGGTCAGCAGCATCGCCGGTCTGCCGAATACCTTGTTCGGCAGCGAAATATTCTCGGCCTCCTACGACACCGCTACGGGCGTCGGTTCCTGGAAATTCACGCCGGACAAAAATATCGCCATCGATGCCGCACCCTTGTTCGGCAAGAACTATTTCGACCAGTTTGCGCTGGTTTTCAAGCAGGGCGGTGGAGACAAGGGCGGCTTCGCGGTCTATGACTTCACCTCGGATCAGTTCGGCGTCGCACCGCCGCCGAATTATCTCGATCCCATCCTTAATTTCGAGGGTGACTGGAATCTGACCACTGTCTTTAACGGTCAGAAGAGCATTTCCCACATCGCCCTGTGGGCGCGCGATCCGGGTGGCGACCAGAATGTTCCGGAACCCGGCACGCTGGTCTTGCTCGGCGCAGCTCTGGTCGGTATTGCCGTGGCTCGCAAGCGCTCGGCCAGCGCCAGCTAG